From Deltaproteobacteria bacterium, one genomic window encodes:
- a CDS encoding decarboxylase, with the protein MADYPLSAAAIKSEFKRAGIHFVVALPDRVTSHHLLKGLIADPDYKVVQVCKEDEGVSICSGLYAAGHKSVLMMQYTGFLDSINAIRGVAVEGHFPVVIVVGLLGKEPDVPPKQSKKYGVKIIEPICDVMGLEHCLVERDADAPKISAAIEKSFAAASPAIIEIGREPR; encoded by the coding sequence ATGGCTGACTATCCGTTAAGCGCCGCGGCGATCAAAAGCGAGTTCAAGCGCGCCGGCATTCACTTTGTCGTGGCGCTGCCGGACCGGGTGACGAGCCATCATTTGTTGAAAGGCCTGATCGCCGATCCGGATTACAAAGTCGTGCAGGTCTGCAAAGAAGACGAAGGCGTGTCGATCTGCAGCGGGCTCTACGCCGCCGGGCACAAGTCGGTGCTGATGATGCAGTACACCGGCTTTCTCGATTCGATCAACGCGATTCGCGGCGTCGCCGTGGAAGGGCACTTCCCGGTGGTGATCGTCGTCGGGCTCCTCGGCAAGGAGCCGGATGTGCCGCCGAAGCAGTCGAAAAAATACGGCGTCAAGATTATCGAGCCGATCTGCGATGTCATGGGCCTCGAGCATTGTCTGGTCGAGCGAGATGCCGACGCGCCGAAGATTTCCGCGGCGATTGAAAAATCGTTCGCCGCCGCGTCGCCAGCGATCATCGAGATCGGCAGGGAGCCGCGCTAG
- a CDS encoding FAD-binding protein, which produces MADEKYDVIIVGGGSAGCVAAMRLSEDSSRKVLLLEAGPDPWPLPELIAESKNQTRLLLESDYIAMFPSHRHLDGSTYYALAGRIMGGGSSVNVMSVLRPQRYDLDQWVAAGNPDWTYERCLPFMKKIESDQDYPDSPIHGKDGPLYVKRNFRLDMEMSAPVRAFIDAAVGMGLPLCPDLNVPEPYGVCASPYNIKDGKRQSTVVAYLNQARGRKNLTIIDQATVHTLKLNGKKAEGVNYERDGKMHTALGGQILLTSGVYGSPQILMLSGIGQAEQLKKHGISVVHELKGVGENYHDHPVVFMTYEGPKESKEDWVVPRFRLIIRKNPISEAANFHINMRPPTEVTGLKRMMPISAHLLEQRNRGRVTLQSADPHDQVNVDSAMLEHPEDLKAMVEAMKFIDELVHRPVIKEFYGPLIQPGPGDDWGAFARKTYDSYHHGVGTCKMGPASDAMAVVDQRLRVHGMQNLWVGDAAIMPVVSRANTNLTSIMIGERLADFVQEIA; this is translated from the coding sequence ATGGCGGACGAAAAATACGATGTAATTATTGTCGGCGGCGGCTCGGCGGGGTGTGTGGCGGCGATGCGGTTGTCGGAGGATTCGAGCCGTAAAGTTTTGTTGCTCGAAGCGGGGCCGGATCCCTGGCCGCTGCCCGAATTAATCGCTGAGTCGAAGAATCAGACTCGCCTGTTGCTGGAGTCGGATTACATCGCGATGTTTCCGAGCCATCGGCACCTCGACGGCAGCACCTATTACGCGCTTGCCGGGCGCATCATGGGCGGCGGCTCTTCGGTCAACGTCATGTCGGTGTTGCGGCCGCAGCGCTACGACCTCGATCAATGGGTCGCCGCGGGCAATCCCGACTGGACCTATGAGCGCTGTCTGCCGTTCATGAAAAAAATTGAGTCGGATCAGGATTATCCCGACAGCCCGATCCACGGCAAAGACGGGCCGCTTTATGTCAAGCGCAACTTCCGCCTCGATATGGAGATGTCGGCGCCGGTCAGGGCGTTCATCGATGCCGCGGTCGGCATGGGTTTGCCGCTGTGCCCGGATTTAAACGTGCCGGAGCCCTACGGCGTGTGCGCGTCGCCCTACAATATTAAAGACGGCAAACGGCAATCCACCGTCGTCGCATACTTGAACCAGGCGCGCGGGCGGAAGAATTTGACGATCATCGATCAGGCGACGGTGCACACGCTCAAACTCAACGGCAAAAAGGCCGAGGGCGTCAACTACGAGCGCGACGGCAAAATGCACACGGCGCTGGGCGGGCAGATTCTCTTGACCTCCGGCGTCTACGGCTCGCCGCAGATTCTCATGCTTTCGGGCATCGGCCAGGCGGAGCAGTTAAAGAAACACGGCATTTCAGTGGTTCACGAGCTCAAGGGCGTGGGCGAGAACTATCACGATCATCCGGTGGTCTTCATGACCTACGAGGGGCCGAAGGAATCGAAGGAAGACTGGGTGGTGCCGCGCTTTCGTTTGATCATTCGCAAAAACCCGATCAGCGAAGCGGCTAATTTCCACATCAACATGCGGCCGCCGACGGAGGTGACCGGCTTGAAGCGCATGATGCCGATCTCGGCGCATTTGCTCGAGCAAAGAAATCGCGGCCGCGTCACCCTGCAAAGCGCCGACCCGCACGATCAGGTGAACGTGGACTCGGCCATGCTCGAACATCCGGAAGATTTGAAAGCGATGGTCGAGGCGATGAAATTTATCGATGAGCTCGTCCATCGCCCGGTGATCAAAGAGTTCTACGGCCCGCTGATTCAGCCGGGTCCGGGAGACGATTGGGGCGCGTTCGCGCGCAAGACCTACGACAGCTACCACCACGGCGTTGGCACCTGCAAGATGGGGCCGGCGAGCGACGCGATGGCCGTCGTCGATCAGCGCCTGCGCGTGCATGGCATGCAAAATCTCTGGGTCGGCGACGCGGCGATCATGCCGGTGGTGAGCCGCGCGAATACCAACCTGACGTCGATCATGATCGGTGAAAGATTGGCGGATTTTGTGCAGGAAATCGCATAG